The Candidatus Methylomirabilota bacterium DNA segment TATCCCAGAAGATACAGGCCGGCACCAAGGGCTTTTCGCAGGGGCGAATTGAAGTTCGCGGACGGCTCCGCTAGACTGTCCTTCTCGTGAGCGACACAGGCACGGCCACCATCGACGCGTTTTTTGCCGAGGGCGGCATTGGAGGGCGCCGGGGGGAGGGCTCCGGGGCGAAGCACACCGGGGTCAAGCACAAGGAGGAGCGAGATGAGCGACGAGATCCTCGTGGAGCGGGATGGCGGCATCGCCACCGTGGTGTTCAACCGGCCCAAGATGCGCAATGCGGTCAGCCTCGCCATGTGGGGCGAGATCGCCGACGTGACGGACGGGCTGGCCAAGGACGACGCGGTCCGCGCCATCGTCTACCGCGGCGCCGGGCGCGATGCCTTCGCCTCGGGCGCGGACATCTCCGAGTTCACGGAGCACCGCAAGGACACCCAGACCGCGCTCGCCTACAACAAGAAGACCGAGGCCGCGTACACTTCGATCAGGCTCTGCCCCAAGCCCACCGTCGCCATGGTCTTCGGTTTCTGCATGGGCGGCGCGATGGCGCTCGCCATGGCCTGCGACCTCCGCTTCGCCGCGGGCGGCTCCAAGTTCGGCATTCCGGCGGCCCGGCTCAGCATCATCTACGGCCTCGACCCGGTGCACCAGCTCGTGGACCTGGTCGGGCCCGCGTACGCCAAGGACATCCTCTACTCGGCGCGCACCCTCGACGCGGCCGAGGCCTTCCGCATCGGCTTCATCCAGCGCCTCGTGCCCGCCTCCGAGCTCGAGGCGTACACGTACGACTACCTCCGCACCGTCGCCGAGAACGCGCCGCTGTCCATCCGCGGCACCAAGGCGCAGGCGCAGGCGATCTTCGAAGGCGTCAACGAGGAACACAGGAAGAAGCTCTTCGAGATGGGCATCGAAACCTTCAACAGCCACGACTACGCCGAAGGCACGCGGGCGTTTCTCGAGAAGCGGAAGCCCGGATTCAAAGGTAAGTAGCGTCTGCGCATCGCCGCCCTCTCCTCCACGCCGCAGGACCCGCTGGAGGGGAGCGGCACCTTCGCCGGCATCGCGGGCCTCAAGCGCGGTCTCGAAGCGCTCGGCCACAGCCTGGACCTCCGGCCGCTCCGCCTCCGCAGCGGTTTCCACACCCTCGACCGGTGGCTCTACAACGCCGGCATCGCCTGGAGCCCGCCGGAGGGCGTTGACCTCGTCTACGGCGTGGACCTGGACGGCTTCCTCTGGGCCAGGGCCCGCAGGCTGCCCTTCGTCGTGAGCCTCAAGGGCGTCATCGCCGACGAGCTCAAGAACGAACGCGGGTGGGTGCGCGTCCTTCTCGCCATCCAGGCTCGCTGGGAGCGCCTCAACGCGCGGCGCGCCGACATCGTGATCGCTCCCAGCCGCTATTCCGCCGACGTCGCCCGCCGTGAATACGGACTGGCGGCAGTGAAGATTGCCGTCGTGCCCGAGCCCATAGAGCTCGAGCGGTGGACGTCGCTCTTCGCCGCGGCCAGGCCGCGCCCGCGCGGCGGCCCCACCATCCTCTGCGTCGCGCGCATGTATCCGCGCAAGCGCATCGGCGATCTCCTCGAGGCGGCGGCTCTCCTCTGCCTCCGAATCCCCGGCGCCCGCGTCCGCATCGTAGGTAAGGGTCCCGAGTGGGAGGACGCCGTGCGGCTCCACGCCACGCTCGGGCTCGGAGAAACGGTCACCCTCCTGGGCGATGTGTCGCGGGATCGCCTCGCCGAGGAGTACGTGAGCGCGGACATCTTCTGCCTGCCGTCGG contains these protein-coding regions:
- a CDS encoding glycosyltransferase family 4 protein, which encodes MDLRPLRLRSGFHTLDRWLYNAGIAWSPPEGVDLVYGVDLDGFLWARARRLPFVVSLKGVIADELKNERGWVRVLLAIQARWERLNARRADIVIAPSRYSADVARREYGLAAVKIAVVPEPIELERWTSLFAAARPRPRGGPTILCVARMYPRKRIGDLLEAAALLCLRIPGARVRIVGKGPEWEDAVRLHATLGLGETVTLLGDVSRDRLAEEYVSADIFCLPSVQESFGIVFLEAMAAGLPVVACRAAATPEVVEDGVTGLLAPPRDPAGLARALEALAVDPARARAMGEAGRRAVPAYVPERVAARFLEAVRLGLEGGQSR
- a CDS encoding enoyl-CoA hydratase; amino-acid sequence: MSDEILVERDGGIATVVFNRPKMRNAVSLAMWGEIADVTDGLAKDDAVRAIVYRGAGRDAFASGADISEFTEHRKDTQTALAYNKKTEAAYTSIRLCPKPTVAMVFGFCMGGAMALAMACDLRFAAGGSKFGIPAARLSIIYGLDPVHQLVDLVGPAYAKDILYSARTLDAAEAFRIGFIQRLVPASELEAYTYDYLRTVAENAPLSIRGTKAQAQAIFEGVNEEHRKKLFEMGIETFNSHDYAEGTRAFLEKRKPGFKGK